In the Stakelama saccharophila genome, CATCGCTTTCGTCCGCGCCCTTCCCGAGGATCTTCCGCGCGCCATCGTGTCGTCCAGCAACACGCGCTGGATCGCGACCCATCTCGATCATCTGAGCCTGCGCGATGCCTTCGGCGACCATCTCTACAGCGGGCAGGAGCATGTCGCGAACGGCAAGCCGTCACCCGATCTCTATCGCTTCGCCGCGGACAAGCTCGGCGTGCCGATCGAGCGCGCCGTCATCATCGAGGACTCGCCGGTGGGGGTGACCGGTGCCGTCGCGTCGGGCGCGGAGGTGATCGGCCTGTGTGCCGGCACGCACTGCGCTGCCGATCACGGCGACCGGTTGCGCGCGCTCGGCGTGCACCATGTCGCACAGGACTTCGAAACGGTCGCCCGGCTGGTGGGTCTGTAAGCGACGTACGCCGCAGCGCGTTTTCGCGTGCGCAGCGATGCTATAGCTGATGTCCGGTGCGATCCCGCTTCGTCGCCAGATAGCGGGCGTTATGGGGGTTTGGCGGCAGGCGGTGCGGCACGCGTTCCGCCACGTTGATGCCGGCGGCGGCCAGCGCATCGACCTTGTGCGGATTGTTGGTGAGCAAGCGGATGCGCTGCTGGCCCAGCAGCGTCAACATCCGCGCGGCGATGCGAAAGTCCCGGGCGTCGACGGCGAAGCCCAGGCGGGTATTGGCGTCCACCGTGTCGAACCCCTGATCCTGCAGGGCATAGGCCCGCATCTTGTTGATCAAGCCGATTCCGCGGCCCTCCTGCCGCAGATAGACGATGATGCCCCAGCCTGCCGCTGCGATCTCGTCGATCGCTGCGTGCAATTGGGGGCCGCAATCGCATTTCAGCGATCCGAACACATCGCCCGTCAGGCATTCGCTGTGCAGCCGCACCAGCGGCGCCGTGCCATCGGGCGCGCCGATCAGCAGCGCGACATGCTCGTCGCCCGATTCCGGCGCGCGGAAGGCGACGATCTCCGCCTGCTCGACCCGCTCGACGGGCAGCCGTGCCCGGGCCGCGATCACCAGCCGCTCGGGCAGGTCGATGTCGTCCGCGGCGGCCTTGTCGACCACGGTATCGGCTGCCTCTTCGTGCATGAAGAACGCCGGCAGCAGCCCCGCCACCCGCGCCAGCCGCAGCGCCGTCGCGGCAAGCTGGGGGTGAGGGCAGGCGACTGCGCGGAACGGCCCCTTCAACGGGTTGCGCAGGTCGAACTGCGGGTCGGCCAGCATCATCGCTTCGTCGAAGCCGAGCCAGGCCGACCGGGCGATCGCCACCGGCGCATCGGGCGTCGCCGCCTCGCGCTGGTTGGTGAGCTTCAGCGTCGCCGCGCGACCGGCGGAAATCAGAACGAGCGCGTCGCCGCCCGGATCGAACTGCTCCAGCCGTGTGCGATCCGATGTTTCGATCGGCAATATTGTCAGCGTCGCATGGCCGTCGCGAATCGTGACCGGCCAGCCGTGCCGCATCGCGTCGATCGCGCGCGTGGCGGCACGGCCGTCGCTCAAAGCGCGAACTCCGTCATGATCGGGATGTGATCCGACGGTTTCAGCCAACTTCGGCAGGCCTCGAAAACCTTGTGATCGGTCGCGGCGGCCGCCACGTCGCGGCTCGCCCACATATGATCGAGCCGGCGGCCGCGATCGTTCTTGGTCCAGTCCTTCGACCGATAGCTCCACCAGGTATAGAGCCGCTCCGGCGCGGGCACGAAGGCGCGGCCGAGGTCGACCCAGCCATTGGCCGCCTGCAATCGCCCGAGTGCCTCGACTTCCACCGGCGTGTGGCTGACGACCTTCAAAAGCTGCTTATGGCTCCAGACATCGCTTTCCAGCGGCGCGACGTTGAAATCGCCGACCAGCAGCGTCGGCGTGCCGTTCAGCCCGTGCGACCACTGCGTCATGCGTTCCAGGAAATCCAGCTTCTGACCGAACTTGGGATTTTCCGCGCGGTCGGGAATGTCGCCGCCGGCCGGCACATAGACGTTTTCCAGCCGCAGGCCGTTGGCCAGGCGCACGCCGACATGGCGCGCCTCGCCATTGGCCTGCCAGTCCAGCCGGTCGTCCTCCACCAGGGGAAGCTTGCTGATGATGGCGACGCCGTGATGCATGCGCTGACCGTGCAGGACGATGTGGCGATAGCCCATCCGTTCGAACGCCTTCAGCGGAAAATCGCCGTCGATGACCTTGGTTTCCTGCAGGCACAATATGTCGGGCTGCGCCTCGGTCAGGAAGCGCTCGACGATGCCGATGCGAAAGCGGACGGAATTGATGTTCCACGAAGCGATGGTGATGCGGTCGGTCATTGCGCGTCGATGTAGCCGCCATGCTCCGTTTTCGCCAGACATGGAAAGGCCCTCGCTCCGGGGGCATGGAACGAGGGCCGACCAGCGTTCGTCACGCAGGCAGGAGACGGTGAGCCGAGCAACAGGGGGAAAATCTCGGAAGCACCCCGTCTCCGCACCGTCTCTTCTACGCGGGCGAACCTGTCACCAACATGAATGACGCGCTCAGTTCGGCCGACCGCTGCGCCGCGGATCGTTGAAACGGAACATGTTGTCCGACACCGGCACGTTGAACTTCTGATCGCTCAGTCGGATGGTCGTGCGGTTGTTCTGCGAATCGAGCGCGACCCAGCCTTGCAGCATCAGCCCGCCCGGTGCCGAAGGCTTCTTGGCGAAGATCAACGTAATCCGGCCATATTGCGGGTTGTTCGGATCATAGGCCTCGACGCTGACGACACGCGGATCGCCCGACGGTACGATCTTGGCGTATTTCGATGCGTCCCGCGAGGGATCGAGCAGGATCGACAGCGGCGAATCCTTAATCGGATAGGGCTGCACATCGCGCACCGAATAGTCGATGAAGTATAGCGTCTTACCGTTGCTGACGAGCAGCAGGGGCACACCCTTTTCATACTGGAAGCGAATCTTGCCGGGCTTTTCCAGCGTCATCTCGCCGGTCAGCACCTTGCCGTTCCGGTCGGTCTGGGTGAAATCCGCCGTCATCGTGTCGACGGCGCTCAGATGCTGTTGCACCGCCGCCAGCGAACCACTTGCCGGTGCGGGCGCGGCGATGGCGGGAACCGCGAGCATTGCGGGCATCGCCAGAAGGGGCTTCCAGGTCACTTGTCTCGTTCTCCACATGATGCGCGGACGGATAGCGCCGGCGCGTTGAACGCGCCGTGAACCCGCTTGTTGCCTTTATGAAAGCGGACGCCCGTCCTGGTCCATCAGCACGTCGCGCCGGCCGACATGGTCGGGGCGCGACACCAGTCCTTCGCCCTCCATCCGCTCGATCAGCCGCGCCGCCGAATTGTATCCGATGCGCATCTGCCGCTGCAGCCAGGAGGTCGACGCCTTCTGGCTTT is a window encoding:
- a CDS encoding exodeoxyribonuclease III; the protein is MTDRITIASWNINSVRFRIGIVERFLTEAQPDILCLQETKVIDGDFPLKAFERMGYRHIVLHGQRMHHGVAIISKLPLVEDDRLDWQANGEARHVGVRLANGLRLENVYVPAGGDIPDRAENPKFGQKLDFLERMTQWSHGLNGTPTLLVGDFNVAPLESDVWSHKQLLKVVSHTPVEVEALGRLQAANGWVDLGRAFVPAPERLYTWWSYRSKDWTKNDRGRRLDHMWASRDVAAAATDHKVFEACRSWLKPSDHIPIMTEFAL
- a CDS encoding LolA family protein produces the protein MPAMLAVPAIAAPAPASGSLAAVQQHLSAVDTMTADFTQTDRNGKVLTGEMTLEKPGKIRFQYEKGVPLLLVSNGKTLYFIDYSVRDVQPYPIKDSPLSILLDPSRDASKYAKIVPSGDPRVVSVEAYDPNNPQYGRITLIFAKKPSAPGGLMLQGWVALDSQNNRTTIRLSDQKFNVPVSDNMFRFNDPRRSGRPN
- a CDS encoding HAD family hydrolase, producing the protein MNYDAILFDFDGVLLESEYAGNRHIAEYLTALGHPTTPADSMANFMGLSGDRFIAALEGWIDRPLPDDFHAERQAENRRVLREGLDPVAGAIAFVRALPEDLPRAIVSSSNTRWIATHLDHLSLRDAFGDHLYSGQEHVANGKPSPDLYRFAADKLGVPIERAVIIEDSPVGVTGAVASGAEVIGLCAGTHCAADHGDRLRALGVHHVAQDFETVARLVGL
- the ribA gene encoding GTP cyclohydrolase II: MSDGRAATRAIDAMRHGWPVTIRDGHATLTILPIETSDRTRLEQFDPGGDALVLISAGRAATLKLTNQREAATPDAPVAIARSAWLGFDEAMMLADPQFDLRNPLKGPFRAVACPHPQLAATALRLARVAGLLPAFFMHEEAADTVVDKAAADDIDLPERLVIAARARLPVERVEQAEIVAFRAPESGDEHVALLIGAPDGTAPLVRLHSECLTGDVFGSLKCDCGPQLHAAIDEIAAAGWGIIVYLRQEGRGIGLINKMRAYALQDQGFDTVDANTRLGFAVDARDFRIAARMLTLLGQQRIRLLTNNPHKVDALAAAGINVAERVPHRLPPNPHNARYLATKRDRTGHQL